The segment TCAGATTGGGGGTAAATCCATGCGTTCTATATGGTCTGGGTATTTGATGTTTGGAACTATTCTTATCCCGGTCAGATCCTATGCTGCAAGTGGAAATCTTCACGTAGATTTCCATCTGGTGCATAAAACTGATTGTGGACGGGTTAGATATAAAAGGGTGTGTGAAAAAGACGGTGAAGAACTTAAGCCTGAAGATATATCCAAGGCTTATTTTATTGCGGAAGAGTGTTTACAATTTACCGAAGAGGAAATTGAAGCATTGAAACCACGGGATAACAAGATAATGACCATTGAAGGATTCTGCAATTTAGAGGAAATACCTACAGTGGCTATGAGCCGCCCATACTACTTGGGCACTGGGAAGATGCAGAAAGGAAGTCTTGGAGGGGAAAGTTTCCAGTTATTGAAGAAAGTCATGGAAAAAAGTGGCAAAGTTGCGGTAATCAGGTGGGTATCACACACAAATGAATATCTTGGCATGTTGCAAGCATATGAAAAAGGTTTCCTACTCAAACAACTTCTATACGAAGAACAAGTACGCACTATAGACCAAATAGAAGTTGTAGATAGTGATGTTGACCAGGAACTATTGGAAATGGGTTTACATGTTGTTGAAAAGTTTAGTTTTGATTTTGACTGGAGTAAATACACTGAGACCTACACCAAAGAAGTGAGAAAGCTCATTGAAAAGAAAGCTTTAGGTGAAGAAATAGAAGAAGCCGAAGCAAAATTAGCAGAAACCAGGTCTCTAGAAGCAGAACTAAAAAAGATGCTCGGTGAGATCTAAAATGATAGAACCCATGCTGGCACAGCTCACACACTCACCACTCGAAATAAAAGGAACATGGCTTCTAGAACCTAAATACGATGGAGAAAGGATAATAGCAGAATCCCATAGGGGAAAGATTAGTCTGTGGACCAGACGACATGTAAATGCTTCCAACAAATTTCCAGAAGTAGTGGAAGCCCTAAAAAACATCAAAAATGACGATTGGATACTGGACGGTGAGATAACAGTTAAAGGTGGCTTCCGCCAGCTACTAAAGCGCAACGTTGAAGATCCCCTCAAAATCAAAATATTATCACAGAAGATCCCCGCAAAATACAACGTATTCGACATTCTAAAAAGGAATGGAAAGGATATATTAAACAAACCGTTGATCGAACGTAAGGCAGAACTAATCAGAATATTACCAGCCCATCCAAGACTGGAATTGGTACCATTCCATGAGGTCCAAAAGTCTACCATTGAACAGATCTTTGAGGATAGGGTAAGGGAAGGTTACGAAGGAATCATTCTTAAAGATGCTTACTCCCACTATGATTCAGGTAAAAGGCCTGGGACATGGCTTAAACTCAAAAGGGAAGACACCATTGATGTGAACATCATCGGAGCAACCAAAAGCCAGAGCAGCCTACCCTTCGGAGCCCTGATCATGGAGAGGAACGACAAATACTTCGGAAAAGTTGGAACAGGATTCAGTGAACAGGAACAAAGGGAAATCCTAAACATACTCAAAGAACATTGCGCCCCTCTCCAAATTGAAGTCCCAGAAAAATTAAAAAAACAAATATTAATCACCAGCAAGCCCTTAACAGCCGAAATCCGAGTAAACGAGATATACAAAGAATCACCCCGTGCACCAGTCTGGGTAAGGTTCAGATGGCAATGATTAACTAATAATATTGTTACAATATTAAATCTTCTCTTATTTCCATTATTATTTTAATCCTTAGATATTCTTTGTCTTTTTAAAGCTTCCAGGGAGGTGAAAAATTGATAGGAAAAAGACATGGGATAATGTTTTTTTAATGCTGGTCTAATACCTTTAATTAGGTCATATGAATCTTATATCCACACTAAAAATAACAAATAAAAAGATTCCAATCATAGTACTATAATTGAAGTTTAGTTGGTAGGTTCATCGTCCATACCAGATTGTATAGATCCGCTATGTTCTCTACAAATTCTGTGTACTGATTCCATACTCCTATTGCAGTCTGTGATATTAAGATTCCATCCTTAAATCTGCAGAAGATCAACATCATCTCCTTTTTATCCCTTATTATGACTTTTATGAAGGGTATCTGAAAGGTTTTAACCTCGCAATCCAATTTTTTAAGATTTTCAGATATTTCCACTTCTTCTCCATCTGTGATACAGCAGGGTGCTGTGATTATTCTGGTCTGAACGCCTTTTTTTAAGGCTTTATTGAGGTGTTCTGTCAGGTTTTCAACTTCATCATGAAACATGAAGCCCGTTGCAATGTGCAGTGAATCCTTAGCACGGCCGATTATTTCCAGTTCTTTGGTTATAATTTTATCTGTACCATAAATCAGCCAGATATGTGGTGGTGATTTGGGTATCTGGTTGTCATAGATGGTTTTAATTTCTGATTCAGCTTCTTCAAGTTCCTCTTTAATTCTTGCCCTTGATTTTCCAAAAACATCTTGAGGTGGTACTATCGCATATTTTAAAGGCTTGCCCCTTTGTATTTCTATGAATCCCTTTTTTGCAAGGCTCCTGAGAACCTCATACACCTTTGATAGAGGCACCCCTGAAGTCTCACTGACTTCCAGAGCTGTGGCTGAAATAAAGGAAGCCAATGATAAGTACGCTTTGGATTCATAATCCGTAAGTCCCATTGTTTTAAGTGCATTTACAGTGCCTGGTTTTATTGGAATAAAAAATCCCTCCCTATTTTTTCATTTTATACTATTTTAGTTAAAAAACATTTAAATATTGCGGATAGGAACCTTAAACAAAAATACGTAAACCAATTAAATCCACGTAATACAATTATTTGAAGTTTAATTCATTTAAAATTAGTCTAGCGAACGCTATGAAAAAATTAGAGGCGATATAAATGAAAAATGGTAAAATTCGGACAAGAACGTATATTTTGATATCACTGATGTTAGTTCTGCCCTTGTTGGCCGCTCTGTATTCACCCTTTCTAATGGTGGAAGGAGTAAAAAGTGGCATAATTACATTGAGTTTTCTTGTTTTTGCAGTATGGTTAATCCTATCATTATTCATGGGTAGATCAGTATCATGTGGTTACACATGTCCCTATGGAGCATTACAAGAAATTTTAGGTGGATATACAAATAAAAAGCCCAGATCTCAAAGGGGAAGCAAAATAAGATATCCCTTTGCCGTGCTATTCATAATAATAGTTTCATATTCGATTTTAAAGATTGGAGGCTTGAAAGGATTTGATTTACTTGCCCCTAATGGCAATCCTAAATTAGTTATTTTAATACCCTTATTCATCCTAATAACAGGTATTTTATCCATAATCTTTGGAAGCAGAGCATTCTGTAAATATCTCTGTCCACAAGGAGTTTTCCTAACAATAGGGACTGAATTAGGTAGAAAAATTAAGATACCCTCTTTACATTTAAAAAATAATCACAACTGCTCAAATTGTGAATTATGTAATAAATCATGTCCTATGGGATTGGACGTGAATTACATGGTTAAAAATGACACAATGGATGATTTAAATTGTATACTATGTGGTGAATGCATAAAAAATTGTCCTAAAAATGCTATTAACTATTCCTTCAATATTGAGGATTGAATTAAAAAAATTCTAGGAACTGGGTGCATTTGAACGAGATATAAACCTGGATTAAAAGCTTAAAAAAATAGTTAGGTACCTTTGGAGTTGAATTTTAATGTTTGATGAGAGTTTTAACGATATTGGAGAATACCCTCTTTAACATTTTTTAGGACTGCAGCTGTCTTCTGCACATTTCATGTCAGAACAGTGCGTGATTGCAGGGTCTAAAAAACGTTGCAGGTCGTTCCAGAATTTATCTTGATGTATGCCCCTACCTTCCAGTATGACTTTATAAACTATGTTAATATTTAAGGCGCTCATGGTCATAACGTTGAGGTAAATGGACATCTCTACAGGGTCCACATCTTTTCTGATGGTTCCATCTTTCATGCCCTGAAGTATGGCTTCAACCATGAGTCTCCATATTCCAGTTGTCATATCTAAAATCTCTTTTGCATCTTCGTTATCACTCATCTGGAACCTTTCAGTACCTGCATAACGGTAAATACGAAAGTAATCGGGATAATCCTTGGCAAATTCAAAAAGACTTTGAATCATGGATCTTATCTTAGTGTAACCATCCACATCTAGATTGGAACATTTTACATACATATCATGCAATATCTGAACTCCTCGGAGATCAACAGCGAAAAATAGTGCTTCTTTATTCTTGAAATAATAGTAGAGTAATCCCTTGTTAACCTCTGCTTCATCTGCTATTTCGTCCATTGTAACGTTATCATAACCTCTTGCAAAGAAAAATTTCTCTGCAGCATTTATGATTTCATTACGCCTCTGTTCCCTCTCTCTCTGTTTTCTGGAAGTAGCCATATGATTCCCTTTGATAATTTTTATCTGTAATCCACATTTCTCTTTATTTTAACTACTTAAAATTAGTTTAGGAATATAATAAAGGTTCTGTCTTAAGAATTTAAGCAGGGTTCAAATAACCTATCAAATGCTTTCCCAGTACTAATTCTAGTTGATGCATATAGATTTTAAAGTATTAAAGATTGATAAGCTATAAAAAAACGTAAAAACGTTGAATTTAAATGAATTTTTATTTTATAATTTTTAAATTTGTATTATTCATCTGATTTTTTAATCCTATGAAAAAATTTATATAGTTTTAACTACAAGTTAAATTTTAACTCATAGTTAAAAAATTAACTATAGGTCAAGAAATGGAGATGAAAAAAATGGTAGATAAAAAAGCAGCTGCTGAAGGATGGCCAAAAATAGTTGGGGATTACGTTGTAGGAGATAAAGAAAGCCCAGTAGCAGTAATCACCCTTGGATCTCATATGGGAGATAGTCTCATTGAAGCTGGAGCCGGCATAACTGGTTCTCTACACACTGAAAACCTGGGTATTGAAAAAGTCGTTTCTAATGTTATTTCCAATCCTAACATAAGATTTCTGGTAGTTTGCGGTGCAGAGGTCCAGGGACACATCACAGGACAGACCATCAAATCCCTATATGAAAATGGTTTTGATGAAAAGAAACGAATAGTGGGTTCCATTGGTGCAATACCCTACCTTGATAACCTCACTGAAGAGGCCATTGAAAGGTTCAGAAAACAGGTTCAACTAATAGACCTAGTGGACGTAGAAGACTATGAAACCATTCATTCCAAAATTAAGGAGTGTATAATCAATGATGCAGGAGCATACGAGGAAGAAACAGATATCATCCCAATACCAAAACAGAAAGATCCAAACCTAGCAACGGAAAATGCCTAAAAATATTTATTTTTTTTAAATTTTTATAGAAGTGAGTCCCATTATTAATTAATTTACTGTGCCTGACTTTTTTTAGAAAATAAGAGATCCCCCTTGTTTTTTCATTTTATACAATTTTAGTGAAAAAACCTTTAAATACTGTGAACATCGAATGGATATCAAGACAAGGATATTTAGAAGAAAGCCCAATGCATGTAAATACGTCCTAAGGACTTTTTTTAACAATAGGAACCCTATTAATACAAAAATAAAATATATTCATGTTGGTTAGCATGGACTGATTAATAAAATTGTAGGTGATGAAAGATGAAAGTAATTGAAATAGCCAATGTTGAATCCTCTCCAAATCCACATGGAGTGGATGCACGTAAAATATACGATACAGAAAATGCAGTGGCAGTGCACATGACCATAAAGCCAGGTGAATCTCTAAAAAAGCATGTAACTCCTGTAGACGTATTTTTCTATGTTCTGGAGGGTGAGGGTGTAGTTGAAATTGGAGACGAAAGGGAAACAGTCCAAAAAGATTCTCTCATTGACAGCCCTGCTAAAATACCCCATACATGGTACAACGAAGGGGATGCAGACCTTCGAATATTGATAGTAAAGGTTCCAAGACCCCAAAAATCTACAAAAGTTATATAAAAAAAGATGGAGGTTTACCAATTGATGAAAGAAACTCCTGAAGATAAAGCATTTGAACAAGAATTGAAAGGTAAAATGGGCTGGAAATGTTCCTGTTCACTGGATATAGTAGATAAAGAATCCTCACTGAAACAAGTAACATGCAAAAGTTGTGGAAAAGTATTTAAAACTAATAGGAACACAGAATACTGCTTCAAATGTGAAAGAAAAGGTTAGTGAAGTATACTACCAAAAAATTAGTCTGTAAATGGTTTTTATACAAGGGCTTGGGTAAAATGTATATGTTTCATATGACATATTTTTATCTACAAATGTGTTATAGATTTCTAATATTTTAAATCTGAAAAAAACTCAAAAAAACTTGATTTAAAGAAGGAAAGAATCACAAATTTTTTTTATTTAACCATATTAATGCCCTTAAATTTTTTAAAAAAGATTTAAAAAAAAGATTTTGTTGGGAATATGGATTGAAGGAGGTAAAACATGAAGAGATATGTTTGTTTGGTTTGTGATTATATTTACGACCCTGAGGAAGGCGATCCTGTTGGTGGTATTGAACCCGGGACATCCTTTGAGGATCTGCCAGATGAATGGCTCTGTCCTATCTGCGGGGTTGGAAAAGACCAATTTGAAGAAGTTTAATAAGGAGGTTGTATGAATGGTTGAAAAATTGGATATGTTCTGTTATCAGTGTTCTCAAACTGCTGGGGAGACTGGTTGTACTGTTAGGGGTGTTTGTGGTAAGGAGCCTACGGTTGCAAGGCTTCAGGATAATCTACTTTTTGCAATCAAGGGTATTTCTGCCTATTTGTACCATGCTAGGGAACTGGGATACACAGATCCTGAGGTTGATGCGTTTCTTGAGAGGGGGTTCTACTCAACACTCACCAACGTGAACTTCGATGCTGCGGAGTTTGTTAATCTGGCGCTTGAAGCAGGTGCGATGAACATAAAAACCATGAATCTTCTGAAGAAGGCACATATAGAAACCTACGGCGAACCGGTACCTACTGAGGTTAAGGTTGGCTCTGTTAAGGGACCAGGGATCATAGCAACTGGACACAGTATGAAGGCTCTGGCTGAGCTTCTTAAACAGACTGAGGGTACTGGTGTGAATGTTTACACCCATTCTGAGCTTCTCCCAGCCCACGGGTACCCAGGGTTACATAAGTATGAACACTTGGTGGGTCAGATCGGAGGGCCCTGGTTCGACCAGAAAAAAACCTTCAGTAAATACTCCGCTGCAATACTTGGAACATCTAACTGTGTTCTTTTACCTTTGGATGATTACAAGGACAGGATTTTCACGTCTGGTGTTGCTCAGTTGCCTGGTGTTCAGCACATTGAGGACTATGACTTCACACCTGTGATTGAGAAGGCAAAATCTTTACCTGAACTTGAGGATGAACCTAGGGGTACTGTTTTAACCACAGGTTTCGGATTGTCCACTGTTCTATCGCTGGCTGGTAAGATCAAGGAGCTTGTTGAGGCTGGTAAGATCAGACACTTTTTCGTTGTAGGTGGCTGTGACTCTCCTAAGCCTCAGGCTAAGTACTACACAGAATTCGTTGAAAAACTGCCTCAAGACACCGTTGTACTCACCCTGGCCTGTGGAAAGTACAGGTTCAACGATATGAATCTTGGTGATATTGAGGGTGTTCCAAGACTCATAGATTTGGGTCAGTGTAACGATGCCGGTGTCGGTATCGAGATCGTAGCAGCACTGTCCGACTTATTCGGCATGGAAATAAATGATCTGCCCCTGACTTTTGTGTTGAGCTGGATGGAACAGAAGGCAGCAGCCATACTCTGGAGCCTCCTCTACCTGGACATCAAGGACATGTACATCGGACCAATAATACCCGGATGGGTTAACGAAGACATACTCAATGTGCTTGTAGAAAACTACAACCTTACACCAATAGGAAACCCAGAAGAAGACATCAAAAAAATGTTGGGTTAATACATCATTTTTTATGCCCAATAGAAATGGAATTATATACAAAACATAGGGTAATTACGCTTTGATACGTTAATTACCCTTATATTTTTATATAAGAGTAAATTGAGGTTAATCTTCCTTTTTTTAAATATTTTTAGGATTTAAATTCCAAATTCCAATAAGCCTTAACAGTTTCATCCTCCATTTCAGGAAAATCAGAGGCTATAAAGTTCTTTAAATTTTGCATCTTCTAAATTTTGGAATTACTTCTAAATCTTTGAATTAAAATTGATTTAACGACTTTTTTTAAACACATGTTTTTAATCTATTATTCCCTCAACTACGGTATTATCCACAGCTACAACGTAAAAAAATCGAGTTGGAGGCTTGAAAATATTTTATTTCAACCAAAATCTTTATATGATGGTAATGACCATGAGTTATATAACTGACCGTAGGGTCATAGTTGAGATTAAAAGTCATGAATATGATCTTCAGTCATTATCGGTATAGGTGAAATCGTATGTCACTTGCAAAATGGAAGGAAAGAGAAAGAGAACAGCGTCAAAATGATATCATTGATGCTGCTAGAAAATTATTCGCGGATAAAGACTTTGATGAAGTTTCAATGAATGAAATAGCAGGGGAGGTTGGGCTTGGCAAGAGTACGCTTTACCTTTATTTTAAAAATAAAGAATCATTGTACTTTGCAGTGGTCTTACGTGGTACTCGAATTTGGGCTGAAATGGTTAAAGAAGAGGTTAAAAAAGGAAATAGTGGCTTTGAGAAGTTAATATTGTATGGAAATGCAAATAGGGAATTTTCTAATGAATATCAAGATTATTTCAGGCTGCTCTACTCACCAACATCCATAAAAAAACAATTTGATATGGATAAAATGACGAGTAGTGGAGAGTTCCAGGAAGTAAGGGAGTTATTCAAAGAAATAATGTTCATAGGAATAGATTCCATAGAAAAAGGTAGAGATGAGGGTGAAATCAGGTTGGATGTGGATCCTACAGAAGCAGCCATTCTCCTATCAGTGATATACAATGGTAAGGTGAACATGGGGGACTGGGCTAAAGAGCTACTGGAAAGCCGGGGAATTGATGAAGAGAAATTTGGTAAGGATATAGGAGATTTTTTTCTTCATATGTTAAAGAAATAGGGATATCACAGGCATATTTATGTATTAAAGGATTGACTAAATGGGAGTTTCGGGTAAAGAGGTGTTAACATGGATAGTGATGGGTTAGGACAGAAATTAAATGATCTTCTAAAATTGGAAAATGAACCAGTAGCAATAAAATGGTCTGTGAAAGAGCCAAAAAACGTTGAAAAGGAAGAAGGAAAATCAAGATTCTGTAATAAGCTTGTAAAGGCCATGCATGGTGAAAGTTTCTATGCAACTCTGGAAGAGGAGGAATGTATGGGTGGTGCAAGATATTCTGGACTTAAGGATATGCAGGAATTCCCTGCAAATGTACAAAGCGGTGCATTCATGGTTCCAAAGGGTTTATACAAGAACATTCCTGCAGTGCAGCGTTCAAGGCAAAATGAAACCTACATAAACCCTGGAATTTTCACTGCAATCCTTTTCTCTCCTTTAAAAAAGGCAGAATTTGAACCAGATGTGATATTCATACTCTGCAATGCCCAACAGGGAATGGAAATAATTCATGCAAATGCATATGATTCAGGAAAACATGGGCAGGGCGCTGATGCAGTTCCTGTATGCAGTTCCATGGCTGCAACTCCCTACATGACTGGAAAAGTCACTTATGGATTTGGAGATGTGGCATCAAGGCAGAGTATGGATATCAGTCCAGAAGAAATTATGGTAAGTATTCCTGCAAATGATTTGCCACGTATAATTTCTAACTTGAGAGAGATGCGAACTAAAATGTTCTTTAAGGAAGAATAATTTTTAAAAACCGTCAAATCTTTTTTGAAGGTCATGTGATTAAAAAAAAGCGTTTAAACCCCTCATTTATGGCTAAAATCTATTTAAGAATGATATATGTAAAAATAAGGCAAAATGATACTATGAATTATGAAAGCCATTATAACTCTGCTGAAAATAAAACAATCATGATCCTGATGGGATTAATGGTTGGACTCCTTGTAGCTGCCTTTGATTATTCAATCATGGCAACAGCCATGCCCAAAGTTATTAACAGTCTGCAGGGGATGGAATATTATGTATGGCCTTTCACAGTTTATATGCTAACTTCAACCATTTCTATAATCCTTTTTGGTAAATTATCAGATATTTACGGTAGAAAACATGTTTTAATCCTTGGGATTATCATATTTGTTGTAACTTCAGTTATGTGCGGTTTTGCAACCAACATGTTTGAACTGATATTATTTAGAGGACTTCAGGGAATTGGGGGTGGAATTTTATTATCCCTCCCCTTCATTGTGGTTGGAGAAATCTTTTCCCCAAGGGAAAGGGCCAGATACATGGGGATACTTGCATCGGTATTTGGACTTGCAGATGTCTTGGGGCCCATTCTAGGCGGTGTAATTACCGATACGTTAGGTTGGAGATGGGTTTTCTTTGTAAATGTTCCAGTTGGGATTGCTGCTGTAACCCTGATTTTTCATTCCCTTCCAAACTTTAAATTGCCAGATGTTAAAAAAGTCATTGATTACCCTGGAATCCTTACCTTCACATTAACCCTAAGTGCACTGTTTCTGGGATTAACACTTGCAGGCGATCTAAATAGATACTCATTAACGGAGATAGGCGGATTTCTCATATTTTCAGGATTCATGTTCACCCTCTTTATCTTGGCTGAGAAAAAAGCTGTGGAACCTATTTTCCCATTACACCTCTTCAAAAATTCAATATTCACTGTATCTGCTGTAGAAAGCTTTTTAGCAAGTGCATTAATGTTTTGTGGGATAATCTACGTTCCATTATTTGCTCAGGGTGTTTTAGGCATGAGTGCTACAAATTCAGGTATTCTAATGATTCCCATGCTTTTTAGCCTTACAATGACCTCAGTAATAACAGGACAGATCATATCCAGGGTTGGAAAATATAAAAAGCTTGTCGTTGTTGAATTTATCATAACTGGAATAGGGGTTGTGCTCCTTGCTACAATGAATGTGAATACACCTTATTCTCTCTTGGTAGCATATTCAACAGTTCTGGGTATTGGTTCAGGAATGGCCTATACCATATTCAATGTTGCAGTGCAGAATGCATTTACGCTGCGAGAAATAGGTATTGTAACAGCTTCTGTGCGATTTTTCAGAAATATAGGTACCATTGTATTCGTTCCAGTATTCGGGTACATAATGAATTTCACTTTAGGAAGTTCAGCTGGGGTTACTGCAAGTTATACTCAAGCTTTAGCACTTTCTATCCAGAATATTTTCCTTATAGCAATAGTACTGGCATTTGCAGGATTGATCGTTGCATTTTTCCTCAAAGAACTACCTTTGGGTGAAAATGCACCTACTAACTCATGATACAATTAAAATTTTAACTGGAGATGGATGAAATGATTAAAGTGGCTGTAACAGGTGCAAATGGAAGAATAGGTTCTAAAATAATTAAAGCCATACTTAAAGAGGAAGATATTGAAGTTGTGGCAGCTATAGGATCACCAAATACTACACTTGAAGGAAAAGATGTAGGTGAGGTAATAGGTGTAGGAAAGATGGGTGTTCCAGTAAATGGTGCACAAAAACTTGCTGAGGTTTTAAAGAGAAATAAAGTAGATGTTCTAGTTGATTTTACTGTAGCAGATGCTGCTGTGAATACCATCAAAATTTCAGCAGAATGTGGTGTTGATGTGGTGGTAGGTACCACAGGATTTTCAGAAGAACAATTAAGTGAAATTAAAGAGTCCATAGAAAAAAATAAGATAAAAGCAGTTATCTCTCCCAGCATGGCTGTGGGAGTTAATGTTTTCTTTAAAGTCATTAGAGACCTTGCAAAAATACTGAATGATTATGATATGGAAATAATAGAAGCTCATCACAAAAATAAAGTGGATGCACCTTCAGGAACAGCCCTTAAAACCTATGAAATTATAGCCGATGAACTGGGAAGAAATAAAGATGAATCTGGTGTCTATGATAGACAGGGAATGGTAGGTGCACGAACTTCTGAAGAAATAGGAGTACATGCAGTTCGGGGCGGAGATATTGTTGGAGATCATACTGTACTCTTTGCAGGTGATGGTGAAAGGTTAGAAATTATCCACAGAGCACACAGCAGACAGTCATTCGTAAAGGGTGTGATTAAAGCGTTACGTTATGTTTTGGAAGCTCCTGAAGGAAAAATTAGTGATATGGCTGATGTTCTTGGTATAAAATAAAAAGATGAAACTTATTTTTTTATCTAAATACATTATAAAGCATCTGAAATTCAAGAAGATGAATGGAGTAGTTTCTTAGTACTCCTAAAAATTCCTAAAAATTATTTTATATTCATACAATCCCTTAGATATTGTTTGGACTCATCTCTTCGTTTAGGATATTGATTCTTACCAATTTTTCCACTTAGCACAGGGTAATTACTTAAAGGTTAGAAAAATTACTTTAATTCATGTCTTAAATAATGATTTGTTTATGGTGTTATAGATCTTTGAGAAATTTTAATAGAAGAAAATGATGATCATAAAAAAAATGAGGATTATAAAATGAATGACATGAAAATTAGAGGGAGATACAAATAATGGACTTTTTTACACATTTTCTCGTTCCATATATCATTTTATTTGCTATTAAGAGCAAAAACAAACTTGAAGGGGCATTTGGTGGTATTTCACTTGACCTTGATACCATCTTCATAGCATGGATAGGATTTTTAGTTCCATATCTCTTTGTCTTTTCACACAGGGGAATTACACATTCTTTTATCTTTGCTGCAATTACCTCTACACTGTTTTTGTATGTGATATCCAGACGGAGTATAAACGGATTCATAGGAAAAATAATAAAACGAGACATATCAGTTGAATTCACTTTAAAAACCGTTGGAATAGCATATTTTGGTGCTCTTACCCACTTGTTCCTGGATTTCTTAACTTCAAAGGGCGTACCCCTTTTATACCCCTTCACACTTCAAAGATTCAGCGCTGAAATATACTACTACATCGACGTTACAACAGCAGTTATCGCCCTTGCTGTTCTGTTGATCCTCTATTTAAGAATGGATATGAAATACAAGAAAGCTGCAATGGTAATTTTTATGATAATCCTGGTGTCATTTGGAGGTATTAGAGCCTATGAGAAGAATGCTGCCCTTGCTGAAAACCCTGTAAGTGAAAACCTCGTTTATTCTGCAGCTTATCCTACAGCGGACATGTTTACATGGACCGTGGTTCAAAGTGACAGTTCAAACAGCACATATTATTCCTTCAACTACAATACACTGAATAAAGAAAAATCAGATGTTAAAAGGGTTCAAAGTCTAACTGTGCATGGAGGCACGGTTCAATCTGCTCAAGAAGCCATTGATAAAGCAGATGAACTGCCAGCAATT is part of the Methanobacterium aggregans genome and harbors:
- the ku gene encoding non-homologous end joining protein Ku, which gives rise to MRSIWSGYLMFGTILIPVRSYAASGNLHVDFHLVHKTDCGRVRYKRVCEKDGEELKPEDISKAYFIAEECLQFTEEEIEALKPRDNKIMTIEGFCNLEEIPTVAMSRPYYLGTGKMQKGSLGGESFQLLKKVMEKSGKVAVIRWVSHTNEYLGMLQAYEKGFLLKQLLYEEQVRTIDQIEVVDSDVDQELLEMGLHVVEKFSFDFDWSKYTETYTKEVRKLIEKKALGEEIEEAEAKLAETRSLEAELKKMLGEI
- a CDS encoding ATP-dependent DNA ligase, coding for MIEPMLAQLTHSPLEIKGTWLLEPKYDGERIIAESHRGKISLWTRRHVNASNKFPEVVEALKNIKNDDWILDGEITVKGGFRQLLKRNVEDPLKIKILSQKIPAKYNVFDILKRNGKDILNKPLIERKAELIRILPAHPRLELVPFHEVQKSTIEQIFEDRVREGYEGIILKDAYSHYDSGKRPGTWLKLKREDTIDVNIIGATKSQSSLPFGALIMERNDKYFGKVGTGFSEQEQREILNILKEHCAPLQIEVPEKLKKQILITSKPLTAEIRVNEIYKESPRAPVWVRFRWQ
- a CDS encoding TrmB family transcriptional regulator, giving the protein MGLTDYESKAYLSLASFISATALEVSETSGVPLSKVYEVLRSLAKKGFIEIQRGKPLKYAIVPPQDVFGKSRARIKEELEEAESEIKTIYDNQIPKSPPHIWLIYGTDKIITKELEIIGRAKDSLHIATGFMFHDEVENLTEHLNKALKKGVQTRIITAPCCITDGEEVEISENLKKLDCEVKTFQIPFIKVIIRDKKEMMLIFCRFKDGILISQTAIGVWNQYTEFVENIADLYNLVWTMNLPTKLQL
- a CDS encoding 4Fe-4S binding protein gives rise to the protein MKNGKIRTRTYILISLMLVLPLLAALYSPFLMVEGVKSGIITLSFLVFAVWLILSLFMGRSVSCGYTCPYGALQEILGGYTNKKPRSQRGSKIRYPFAVLFIIIVSYSILKIGGLKGFDLLAPNGNPKLVILIPLFILITGILSIIFGSRAFCKYLCPQGVFLTIGTELGRKIKIPSLHLKNNHNCSNCELCNKSCPMGLDVNYMVKNDTMDDLNCILCGECIKNCPKNAINYSFNIED
- a CDS encoding TetR/AcrR family transcriptional regulator, with product MATSRKQREREQRRNEIINAAEKFFFARGYDNVTMDEIADEAEVNKGLLYYYFKNKEALFFAVDLRGVQILHDMYVKCSNLDVDGYTKIRSMIQSLFEFAKDYPDYFRIYRYAGTERFQMSDNEDAKEILDMTTGIWRLMVEAILQGMKDGTIRKDVDPVEMSIYLNVMTMSALNINIVYKVILEGRGIHQDKFWNDLQRFLDPAITHCSDMKCAEDSCSPKKC
- the mtrA gene encoding tetrahydromethanopterin S-methyltransferase subunit A, with product MVDKKAAAEGWPKIVGDYVVGDKESPVAVITLGSHMGDSLIEAGAGITGSLHTENLGIEKVVSNVISNPNIRFLVVCGAEVQGHITGQTIKSLYENGFDEKKRIVGSIGAIPYLDNLTEEAIERFRKQVQLIDLVDVEDYETIHSKIKECIINDAGAYEEETDIIPIPKQKDPNLATENA
- a CDS encoding cupin domain-containing protein, with the translated sequence MKVIEIANVESSPNPHGVDARKIYDTENAVAVHMTIKPGESLKKHVTPVDVFFYVLEGEGVVEIGDERETVQKDSLIDSPAKIPHTWYNEGDADLRILIVKVPRPQKSTKVI
- the rd gene encoding rubredoxin produces the protein MKRYVCLVCDYIYDPEEGDPVGGIEPGTSFEDLPDEWLCPICGVGKDQFEEV
- the hcp gene encoding hydroxylamine reductase: MVEKLDMFCYQCSQTAGETGCTVRGVCGKEPTVARLQDNLLFAIKGISAYLYHARELGYTDPEVDAFLERGFYSTLTNVNFDAAEFVNLALEAGAMNIKTMNLLKKAHIETYGEPVPTEVKVGSVKGPGIIATGHSMKALAELLKQTEGTGVNVYTHSELLPAHGYPGLHKYEHLVGQIGGPWFDQKKTFSKYSAAILGTSNCVLLPLDDYKDRIFTSGVAQLPGVQHIEDYDFTPVIEKAKSLPELEDEPRGTVLTTGFGLSTVLSLAGKIKELVEAGKIRHFFVVGGCDSPKPQAKYYTEFVEKLPQDTVVLTLACGKYRFNDMNLGDIEGVPRLIDLGQCNDAGVGIEIVAALSDLFGMEINDLPLTFVLSWMEQKAAAILWSLLYLDIKDMYIGPIIPGWVNEDILNVLVENYNLTPIGNPEEDIKKMLG